A stretch of the Acidobacteriota bacterium genome encodes the following:
- the ruvA gene encoding Holliday junction branch migration protein RuvA, giving the protein MIAHLRGKLISKHPGQAIVEAGGVGYDLVISVTTFTELPPTGGEVALHVHTHVREDALALFGFLRAEEKRLFERLISVSGVGPKLAMTILSGMPSAADIVGAIRSSDIGRMTKIPGVGKKTAERLALELKDKLDSFGAAPARAAAGSPLEEDVLSALVNLGYQRPHAERAVAAAAANGAGPDGKKSASFDALFRQALAALSK; this is encoded by the coding sequence GTGATCGCGCACCTTCGCGGCAAGCTCATCTCGAAGCATCCCGGCCAGGCCATCGTGGAAGCCGGCGGCGTGGGCTACGACCTCGTCATCAGCGTGACCACATTCACCGAGCTGCCCCCGACCGGCGGCGAAGTCGCGCTGCACGTGCATACGCACGTGCGCGAGGATGCGCTGGCGCTATTTGGATTCCTGCGCGCGGAAGAAAAGCGGCTGTTCGAGCGGCTGATCTCCGTCTCGGGTGTGGGGCCGAAGCTGGCCATGACCATTTTGAGCGGCATGCCAAGCGCCGCGGACATTGTGGGCGCGATCCGCTCGAGCGACATCGGCCGGATGACCAAGATCCCCGGCGTGGGCAAAAAGACGGCGGAGCGCCTGGCGCTGGAGCTGAAAGACAAGCTCGACTCGTTCGGGGCGGCGCCGGCAAGAGCCGCAGCCGGCTCGCCGCTGGAAGAAGATGTGCTCTCTGCGCTGGTGAACCTGGGCTACCAGAGGCCGCACGCCGAGCGCGCGGTCGCGGCCGCGGCGGCGAATGGTGCGGGGCCAGACGGGAAAAAGTCGGCAAGCTTCGATGCGTTGTTCCGGCAAGCGTTGGCGGCGTTGTCCAAGTAG
- a CDS encoding alpha/beta hydrolase produces MTTRRKRALQTAAWTATAAIVLLLAGTLGMPTLWHLRALYVLEKVADPKAQPAVGTLVAQAIVESEIAVQAPSGPMRARLYLPRHPAAAGMVVVHGVHFDGVDDPRLRAFARALAGVGVPVLTPHITALTELRVEPSEIDSIGAAVKELARRTGNPVGVFGLSFAGGLALLTAADERYRHDIAYVFAAGAHADMARVARYYSTNEDARPNGSPQRLRAHPYGAMILIYTHPEDFFSDKEAPVAKEALRLALN; encoded by the coding sequence GTGACCACCCGCCGCAAACGCGCCCTCCAGACCGCCGCCTGGACTGCGACTGCGGCCATTGTCCTGCTCCTCGCCGGCACGCTTGGCATGCCGACACTGTGGCATCTGCGCGCGCTCTACGTGCTCGAGAAGGTGGCGGACCCGAAGGCGCAGCCGGCGGTTGGCACGCTCGTAGCGCAAGCGATCGTCGAAAGCGAGATCGCGGTCCAAGCGCCGTCCGGCCCGATGCGCGCCCGTCTCTACCTGCCGCGGCATCCGGCGGCGGCGGGCATGGTGGTGGTGCACGGCGTCCACTTCGACGGCGTCGACGACCCGCGCTTGCGCGCTTTCGCGCGCGCGCTCGCTGGAGTCGGCGTGCCCGTGCTCACGCCGCACATCACCGCGCTCACTGAGCTGCGTGTGGAACCGAGCGAGATCGATTCCATCGGCGCAGCGGTGAAGGAACTCGCGCGGCGCACCGGCAACCCGGTCGGTGTATTTGGACTCAGCTTTGCCGGCGGCCTCGCGCTGCTCACCGCCGCGGATGAGCGCTACCGGCACGACATTGCTTACGTTTTCGCCGCCGGCGCGCACGCGGATATGGCCCGCGTCGCGCGCTACTACTCCACCAACGAAGACGCGCGGCCCAACGGCTCGCCGCAAAGACTGCGCGCGCATCCCTACGGCGCGATGATCCTCATCTACACGCATCCCGAGGATTTCTTCTCGGATAAAGAAGCGCCCGTCGCGAAGGAAGCGCTGCGGCTCGCGCTCAACG